Genomic segment of Cytobacillus suaedae:
ACTAAGGGGCTCTTTTTCAAACACATCAAGTCCAGCTCCGGCAATTTTTCCTTCTTGTAATGCAGTAATTAAATCATTTTCAATAAGAATTTCTCCACGGCCAATGTTTATTAAGTAGGAAGTAGGTTTCATAAGGTCAAACTGCTTTTCACCAAACATATGCTGTGTTTCTTTAGTAAGTGGTAATGTGATTACCACATAATCACAATGTGGAAGAATCTCGTTCAGCTGATCTGGTGTATACATTTCATCAACAAATTGTTCAGGCTTGCCTGAATGACGTAGGCCTAAAACTCTCATTCCGAAAGCTTTTGCAATTTTAGCTGTTTCTTTCCCAATTTCACCAACACCAATAATTCCAATTGTTTTCTCATGAATTTCTAGCTTTAAGTTGTCGTGGTGCCACTTTTTTTCTGTTTGATTTCGAACGTAAGAATGAATTTTTCTTGTTAATCCGAGCATTAAGGCGAAAATGGTTTCAGAAATTGGGTAAGCATGAACTCCATTAGCACTTGTTAGATAGACATTCTTAGATTCTAATTGAGTTAAAGGTAGGTTGTTAACACCAGCACTCCAAGTCTGAAACCAACGTAACTTTGAGTCCTTATCGATGCTGTGCTCCTTCACTTCTTTTTTCCAACCAGCAATGATTTCAGCATCCTGGAGGTGTGCCTCCCAAACTTCTTTCTGTTTTCCTACAATCATTTCCCAATCGGGAATAATTTCTTTTATTTGGTGATAATATTCTTGGTCAATATCTTGAGTAATTACAATTTTTCTAGTAGACATGTCAATCCCTCCGTTTAGTATCTATTTTAACAGACTATTAGAAAAAGTTGTTATAATTGAAATATTACATAGTAGGAGGATATGATGATGGTTGAAAAAGTCTTAAACAATCTAGTAAGTTTAGAAACAGTAAAAAAAGCTTTAGACTTTTTAAAAGAAGATAATGATAACACGACGAAAGATCAGATCGACATTACTTCAATTCCTTCACCAACCTTTCAAGAAGAGGTAAGGGGTGACAAGTTTGTGAGTCGCTTTAAGGAACTGGGCCTTGAAAATGTGCATGTAGATGATATTGGAAATGTGATTGGGACAAAAGCGGG
This window contains:
- a CDS encoding D-2-hydroxyacid dehydrogenase, which gives rise to MSTRKIVITQDIDQEYYHQIKEIIPDWEMIVGKQKEVWEAHLQDAEIIAGWKKEVKEHSIDKDSKLRWFQTWSAGVNNLPLTQLESKNVYLTSANGVHAYPISETIFALMLGLTRKIHSYVRNQTEKKWHHDNLKLEIHEKTIGIIGVGEIGKETAKIAKAFGMRVLGLRHSGKPEQFVDEMYTPDQLNEILPHCDYVVITLPLTKETQHMFGEKQFDLMKPTSYLINIGRGEILIENDLITALQEGKIAGAGLDVFEKEPLSEESPLWDFENVIITPHTSGSTENYNKRVLENILIPNLKSYITGEAPNINLVDYKKGY